In one window of Nothobranchius furzeri strain GRZ-AD chromosome 11, NfurGRZ-RIMD1, whole genome shotgun sequence DNA:
- the tomm7 gene encoding mitochondrial import receptor subunit TOM7 homolog, with the protein MAKLSKESKQRLQQLFQCGQFVVRWGFIPTVLYLGFKRGADPGMPEPNLLSLLWG; encoded by the exons ATGGCTAAACTGAGTAAGGAGAGCAAACAGCGGCTGCAGCAGCTGTTCCAGTGCGGCCAGTTTGTTGTTCGATGGGGATTCATTCCAACCGTTCTGTACCTCG GTTTCAAACGAGGAGCAGATCCAGGAATGCCTGAACCGAACCTTCTGAG TTTGCTCTGGGGTTGA